From Levilactobacillus zymae, a single genomic window includes:
- a CDS encoding GH25 family lysozyme, with translation MILQHHFMRRLTQAVALFGAITGLAWGSQTVAHASTLAIPDISEWQGKLSASQVSNLKSQVSFVINRRQYGSSYQDLYATNNTALYVKYGIPFGEYDYARFTSAASAKQEAKDFYNRSNKSAKFYVLDFEENDVTSGTTNAAVKAWYDEMSALTNKKLVFYSYQSFATSYANTARQNFDAQWIANYSSQPTISLALWQYTDHNYLSALSEYTDNSKAITSVHPISWWTDGVTTALSHTTTYAYSSYKKGQHIYLHNNATKYVDGTAIPTSARQKFYKISKVKSLTQSKSKQALYISELGKWVLSQDGTGYWYGQHGSFNLKHKLYIYSDSSLTKKTGSYYVSGDKVTGKVVKAPSGKSYRIKTNLGYISGNTQYSDHAYYESLNASKQLTTKKALYEYTGSGFKKSQRATKVAKGKTLTVTAVKKRSTGSRYFVLSNGHYVTALQSYVQE, from the coding sequence ATGATTTTACAGCATCACTTTATGCGGCGATTGACCCAAGCGGTGGCCTTATTCGGTGCCATCACCGGGTTGGCGTGGGGCAGTCAGACGGTCGCACACGCCAGTACCTTAGCGATTCCGGATATTTCGGAATGGCAGGGCAAGTTGTCCGCCAGTCAAGTGTCTAATTTGAAGAGTCAGGTTTCCTTTGTCATCAACCGGCGGCAGTACGGGTCCTCGTATCAGGACCTCTATGCCACCAATAACACGGCCCTGTACGTGAAGTACGGCATCCCGTTTGGCGAGTACGACTACGCACGGTTCACCAGCGCCGCCAGCGCCAAGCAAGAAGCTAAGGACTTCTATAATCGGTCGAACAAAAGCGCTAAGTTCTACGTGCTGGACTTTGAGGAAAATGACGTGACGTCGGGCACCACCAACGCCGCGGTCAAGGCCTGGTACGATGAAATGAGTGCGCTGACCAACAAGAAATTGGTCTTCTATTCGTACCAATCGTTTGCAACCAGCTACGCCAACACCGCGCGTCAGAACTTTGACGCCCAGTGGATCGCCAACTATTCGTCGCAACCCACGATTTCGCTCGCCCTGTGGCAGTACACCGACCACAATTACCTCTCCGCGTTGAGCGAATACACGGATAATAGTAAGGCCATCACGTCGGTTCACCCGATTTCCTGGTGGACGGACGGGGTCACCACGGCACTGAGCCACACCACGACCTACGCGTACAGCAGTTATAAAAAAGGCCAACATATTTACTTACATAATAATGCAACCAAATATGTTGACGGTACGGCGATTCCAACGTCCGCGCGCCAGAAGTTCTATAAGATCAGCAAGGTCAAGAGTTTGACCCAATCCAAGTCGAAGCAGGCCCTGTACATCAGTGAATTAGGAAAGTGGGTCCTCTCGCAGGACGGGACCGGTTACTGGTATGGTCAACACGGGTCGTTTAACTTAAAGCATAAGCTCTACATCTATTCGGATTCGTCGCTGACCAAGAAGACCGGGAGTTATTACGTTTCCGGCGATAAGGTGACGGGGAAGGTAGTTAAGGCCCCGAGCGGAAAGTCGTACCGCATCAAGACCAACCTGGGGTACATCTCGGGCAACACCCAGTATTCCGATCATGCCTATTACGAATCGCTCAATGCCAGCAAGCAACTGACCACCAAGAAGGCGTTGTACGAATACACCGGCAGCGGGTTCAAGAAGTCTCAGCGCGCCACCAAGGTCGCCAAGGGCAAGACCCTGACGGTCACGGCGGTCAAGAAACGCTCGACGGGCTCGCGTTACTTCGTCTTGAGCAACGGGCATTACGTCACGGCGCTCCAGAGCTACGTACAGGAATAA
- a CDS encoding MarR family transcriptional regulator — protein sequence MTPRLGGLLRDATNQMNLELNNFARPYGLTGMQMSVIDYLARRGATTTYQVDVEREFEIQRSTASLLVRRMVDRELVTRVVAASDSRKRQLELTTKGRELVPVITTHLQQQDAKMVAGLSSEAAAGFRQALQNIKHW from the coding sequence ATGACACCACGGTTAGGCGGATTGTTACGTGACGCCACCAATCAGATGAATCTGGAACTGAACAACTTCGCTCGCCCGTACGGGTTGACCGGCATGCAGATGTCGGTGATTGATTACCTAGCGCGGCGGGGGGCGACCACAACTTACCAGGTCGACGTCGAACGTGAATTTGAGATTCAACGGTCGACGGCGTCCTTATTGGTTCGGCGGATGGTTGACCGTGAACTGGTTACGCGGGTGGTCGCGGCCAGCGATAGTCGTAAGCGGCAACTCGAACTCACCACGAAGGGCCGCGAACTGGTCCCCGTGATTACGACTCACTTACAGCAGCAGGACGCCAAGATGGTCGCCGGTCTTTCAAGCGAGGCGGCGGCTGGATTTCGGCAGGCTCTGCAAAATATTAAACATTGGTAA
- a CDS encoding helix-turn-helix domain-containing protein, which translates to MAESKTVHAESFFEAYMALKRELEKSATRFQRITGISVDQFAILHQILAQPGKLTSATVADSRGISRAAVSRGISQLIRRGYVVQSYESTDRRVRPLSLTASGEQLEIDCYKVLQSSTKLMSSVALDDSGSPLTMGELTQMLAAVTARGTADAKQE; encoded by the coding sequence ATGGCAGAGAGTAAGACTGTACATGCAGAAAGTTTTTTTGAAGCTTACATGGCTTTAAAGCGTGAGCTAGAAAAGTCGGCGACGCGGTTCCAACGAATAACGGGGATTTCGGTGGACCAATTCGCAATACTACACCAAATTCTGGCGCAACCGGGTAAGCTGACGTCCGCCACGGTGGCGGACAGTCGGGGGATTTCCCGGGCGGCCGTTTCGCGAGGGATCTCTCAATTGATTCGGCGCGGGTACGTGGTACAAAGTTATGAATCAACCGACCGGCGGGTTCGCCCGTTATCGTTAACGGCCAGTGGCGAACAATTGGAAATTGATTGTTATAAGGTGTTGCAATCGTCCACCAAGCTGATGAGTTCCGTTGCGTTGGATGATAGTGGCAGTCCGTTGACCATGGGTGAATTGACCCAAATGCTAGCTGCGGTGACGGCTAGGGGAACGGCTGACGCTAAACAAGAATAG
- the pnuC gene encoding nicotinamide riboside transporter PnuC: MQHYFQFLAHQLKGWPQQNYYLFFFSLGCQVMTLVGQAITPLTILTFIGTTLGVLCVLAINAAKSVNGVLGVLSAICFIITGYAAKNYLSIFEQLAYVATLDIPVLISANWNVNMAAKIRRFTGRSWVIALTSTVVIYLVSGWGIGTFTDDPRPWIDAISFAISLTAGVICFLRFNNQYIWWLASGLAQMVLWFISFRQGSATLAMFINSSIYLVNDILAFTISPWYNEKERHRVMAQETAYVGQLAHETH; encoded by the coding sequence ATGCAACATTATTTTCAGTTTTTGGCCCACCAATTAAAGGGTTGGCCCCAACAGAACTATTACTTATTTTTCTTTAGCCTGGGTTGTCAGGTCATGACGCTGGTCGGCCAAGCCATCACGCCGCTCACCATCCTGACCTTTATCGGCACCACCTTGGGTGTCCTGTGCGTCTTGGCCATTAACGCGGCTAAGTCCGTCAACGGGGTCCTGGGGGTGCTGTCAGCAATTTGCTTTATCATTACCGGCTACGCAGCGAAAAACTATCTCAGCATCTTCGAACAACTGGCCTACGTGGCCACGTTGGACATTCCCGTGTTGATCAGTGCCAACTGGAACGTCAACATGGCCGCCAAGATTCGGCGCTTTACCGGGCGTAGCTGGGTAATTGCCCTGACGTCGACGGTGGTCATTTACTTGGTCTCCGGTTGGGGAATCGGGACCTTTACCGACGACCCGCGGCCCTGGATCGATGCCATCAGTTTTGCCATTAGCCTGACCGCTGGGGTGATTTGCTTCTTGCGGTTCAACAACCAGTATATCTGGTGGTTAGCCTCGGGGTTGGCCCAGATGGTTCTGTGGTTTATTTCCTTCCGGCAGGGGTCGGCCACGCTGGCGATGTTCATCAATAGTTCCATCTATCTGGTTAACGACATCTTGGCCTTCACGATTTCGCCGTGGTACAACGAGAAGGAACGTCACCGCGTCATGGCCCAGGAAACGGCTTACGTGGGACAATTGGCACACGAGACTCATTAA
- a CDS encoding magnesium transporter CorA family protein: MIVERKLGTDDQSLVWVETLVEQDADRQQLQQAYGLTDEILTYVTDENERSHYDRDEYLNTQLFVLHVPVVIDEVAQRSITRPITLLLKGNRVFTITTKRTQWVNELLEQKLQRETIMDTNQFVLISFFILFDQFIDPIRRINAEQNRLDRQLNQSPDNKDLIALSNLQQSLAYFVSATRNNTMMVINLDNTPFGKQLSDKNRELLMDAVIEARQTSEMTATEADVVDRISSTFNNVLNNNLNDTMKFLTIWSLVLTIPTIVTGFYGMNVKLPIANSPISWIFTIAITVGFMVGIAQYLRHRHFW, from the coding sequence ATGATTGTCGAACGCAAATTGGGAACGGACGACCAAAGCCTGGTCTGGGTCGAAACGTTGGTGGAACAGGATGCCGATCGGCAACAGCTCCAGCAGGCTTACGGGTTGACCGACGAGATTTTGACCTACGTCACCGATGAAAATGAGCGCTCCCACTATGACCGCGACGAGTACCTCAACACCCAGCTGTTCGTCCTCCACGTCCCCGTGGTGATTGACGAAGTGGCCCAGCGGTCGATCACCCGACCGATTACGTTGTTACTAAAGGGGAACCGGGTCTTCACCATTACAACCAAGCGAACGCAGTGGGTCAATGAACTCCTTGAGCAGAAGCTGCAACGGGAGACCATTATGGATACCAACCAGTTCGTGCTGATTAGCTTCTTTATCCTCTTTGACCAGTTCATCGATCCGATTCGCCGGATCAATGCGGAACAGAATCGGTTGGACCGGCAATTGAATCAATCGCCCGACAACAAGGATTTAATCGCGCTATCCAACCTGCAACAAAGCCTGGCCTACTTCGTCAGCGCTACACGCAACAACACCATGATGGTGATTAATCTCGACAACACGCCGTTTGGCAAACAGCTTTCGGATAAGAACCGCGAACTGCTGATGGATGCCGTGATCGAAGCTCGGCAGACCTCCGAAATGACGGCTACCGAGGCCGACGTTGTGGATCGCATCTCCAGTACGTTCAACAATGTTTTGAACAATAACCTAAACGACACCATGAAGTTCTTAACGATTTGGTCGTTGGTGCTAACCATCCCCACGATTGTGACCGGGTTTTACGGCATGAACGTGAAGCTGCCCATCGCCAACAGCCCCATCTCGTGGATCTTCACCATCGCGATTACCGTGGGGTTCATGGTGGGAATTGCCCAGTACCTGCGCCACCGGCACTTCTGGTAA
- a CDS encoding DHA2 family efflux MFS transporter permease subunit — MATRRTKSDRIEPRVIGAVLATGLMSLSGVIVETAMNITFPTLMQQFHITTGTVQWMTTLYLLIVACIVPISSYLKRRFPLKRLFITANLLFIAGIVIDGLAPNFPLLLTGRAIQGFGTGIALPLMFNIILEQVPLSRLGLMTGIGTLVTAIGPAIGPTYGGILVTALNWRYIFWILVPFLVASFFVGVKTIRQVTPTRPEPFDWPSMLSIMVTFGGLIYGFSAVSSHAWLSLPVTGSLVLGLVGLAYFSHRSLHLDTPLIHLQALQNKAFSGHLLAFFLLQIASLGLSFILPNYLQLVDQKTAFIAGLMVLPGSAVGACFAPIGGQILDHFGAKRPILLGLALAVLSLLGMTLLAQHLSAWLILSLYVIYMVGIGLGFGNLMTSGLQHLTGDLKADGNALMNSLQQFSGAVGTALVSAIIAASQAVAGSTTALKTASGSQTALAVLVVTSAVAWLTMVWSLGQTGTFRKK, encoded by the coding sequence ATGGCAACTCGTCGAACAAAATCTGATCGCATCGAACCGCGGGTCATTGGCGCGGTGCTCGCGACCGGGCTCATGTCCTTGAGCGGCGTTATCGTGGAAACGGCGATGAACATCACCTTCCCCACGCTGATGCAACAATTTCACATCACCACCGGCACAGTTCAGTGGATGACCACACTCTATCTTTTGATTGTGGCTTGCATCGTGCCCATTTCGTCTTATCTCAAACGTCGTTTCCCGCTGAAACGGCTGTTTATCACGGCCAATCTCTTGTTCATCGCCGGTATCGTCATTGACGGATTAGCGCCGAATTTTCCCCTTCTGCTTACCGGTCGGGCCATTCAAGGGTTCGGTACCGGGATTGCGCTGCCGTTAATGTTCAACATCATCTTAGAGCAGGTTCCGCTAAGTCGCCTGGGGCTGATGACTGGGATTGGGACGCTGGTGACCGCAATTGGTCCGGCAATCGGCCCGACCTATGGCGGTATCCTAGTGACCGCACTGAATTGGCGCTATATCTTCTGGATCTTGGTGCCCTTCCTGGTCGCATCGTTTTTCGTGGGCGTTAAGACCATTCGTCAGGTCACGCCAACCCGACCGGAGCCCTTTGATTGGCCGAGTATGTTGAGCATCATGGTGACCTTTGGCGGCCTGATTTACGGATTTAGTGCCGTCAGCAGCCACGCTTGGTTGAGCTTGCCCGTGACGGGGTCATTGGTGTTAGGGCTCGTGGGTCTGGCCTATTTCAGCCACCGGTCCTTGCATCTGGATACGCCGTTGATTCACCTCCAAGCCTTACAAAATAAGGCCTTTAGTGGACATTTGCTGGCCTTTTTCTTACTTCAGATTGCGTCGCTGGGGCTATCGTTTATTCTGCCGAACTACCTTCAATTGGTCGATCAGAAGACCGCCTTTATCGCGGGGCTGATGGTCTTACCCGGTTCCGCAGTGGGCGCCTGTTTTGCCCCCATCGGTGGTCAGATTTTGGACCATTTCGGGGCTAAGCGTCCTATTCTATTGGGGCTCGCTTTAGCCGTCTTATCGTTACTGGGGATGACTTTATTGGCTCAGCACCTCAGCGCTTGGCTGATCCTCAGTCTGTACGTGATTTACATGGTGGGGATCGGCTTGGGCTTCGGGAACCTGATGACCAGTGGCCTGCAACACCTCACCGGCGATTTAAAGGCCGATGGGAACGCATTGATGAATTCGTTGCAACAATTCTCCGGTGCTGTGGGTACGGCGCTGGTTTCCGCCATCATCGCGGCCAGCCAAGCCGTAGCCGGATCGACGACCGCCCTCAAAACGGCGAGTGGTTCCCAAACGGCGTTGGCAGTATTAGTGGTCACCAGTGCGGTGGCTTGGCTCACCATGGTCTGGTCGCTGGGCCAAACGGGAACCTTTAGGAAAAAATAA
- a CDS encoding ABC transporter ATP-binding protein: MLKTKDLSYWYQDTSQPLFKDVNLEFEVGQSYAILGHSGTGKTTFLSLIAGLDRPKDGEIFLGDRSLKKIGLTNYRRHDVAIVFQAYNLFTYMSPLDNLLTAMAITNAEHAGDKAYAGQILRDLGIGEDLITRNVQHLSGGQQQRVAIARTMACDAKLVVADEPTGNLDEDNTNAVIAQFQKIAHDQQKCVIIVTHEPDVAAQCDHQYRLENKQFTQLA; the protein is encoded by the coding sequence ATGTTAAAAACCAAGGATTTAAGTTACTGGTACCAAGATACCAGCCAACCCCTATTTAAAGACGTCAACCTGGAATTTGAAGTGGGCCAGTCCTACGCGATTCTCGGACACAGTGGGACCGGGAAGACCACCTTCCTGTCACTGATTGCCGGTCTCGACCGCCCCAAGGACGGCGAAATCTTTTTGGGCGACCGGTCCCTAAAAAAGATTGGTTTGACCAATTATCGGCGCCATGATGTGGCCATCGTCTTTCAGGCCTACAACCTGTTCACCTACATGTCGCCGTTAGACAACTTGCTGACGGCCATGGCGATTACGAATGCCGAACACGCGGGGGACAAGGCCTACGCCGGTCAGATTCTGCGGGATTTGGGCATCGGCGAAGACCTGATTACCCGGAACGTCCAGCACCTCTCCGGGGGTCAGCAACAACGGGTAGCGATTGCCCGCACCATGGCGTGCGATGCCAAGTTGGTGGTGGCCGATGAACCCACCGGGAACCTGGACGAGGACAACACCAATGCGGTGATTGCCCAGTTCCAGAAGATTGCCCACGACCAACAAAAGTGCGTGATCATCGTGACCCACGAACCGGACGTGGCCGCGCAGTGTGACCATCAATACCGCTTGGAAAATAAACAGTTTACGCAGTTAGCCTAA
- a CDS encoding AraC family transcriptional regulator, with the protein MAQQPLFPTIESDIYLYGGHLQRNQTPSWHYPREKHQLFELITVFQGQVTQFMGTHKRLLRPGTAIIITPETWHESFNFCGAQLQFFCVHFNIDDLALKAQIIQKVGNTVLSPDTAIAQAAQRFAQTTVALETVHLTATEQKLQTEIAFLDFMLVLARHQAVLPSQSDYPEHTVVLAQKMANLLTAATGEQPPTFLQVCARLNISSTYGHRVFKRIYGITPRHYTQTHRFSQAKTLLAIGANSINDVARQTHFSSQANFSKQFKRWSGMTPSTFRRTIHRNQSTADYLRPHSKSGNR; encoded by the coding sequence ATGGCTCAACAACCCCTATTTCCAACCATCGAGTCCGATATTTACCTCTACGGAGGCCACCTACAACGCAACCAAACACCTAGCTGGCACTACCCACGCGAAAAACACCAATTGTTTGAGCTCATCACCGTCTTTCAGGGCCAAGTGACCCAGTTCATGGGGACCCATAAACGACTCCTCCGCCCCGGAACGGCGATCATCATTACGCCGGAGACCTGGCACGAAAGTTTTAACTTTTGTGGCGCACAACTCCAGTTTTTCTGTGTGCACTTTAATATCGATGACCTGGCCCTCAAGGCTCAAATTATTCAAAAAGTCGGTAACACCGTGCTGTCTCCAGATACGGCTATCGCCCAAGCGGCTCAACGCTTTGCTCAAACTACGGTGGCCCTGGAAACGGTCCACCTCACGGCCACCGAGCAAAAACTACAAACGGAGATAGCGTTTTTGGACTTTATGCTCGTCTTAGCTCGCCATCAAGCGGTCTTGCCCAGTCAGTCCGATTACCCGGAGCATACCGTCGTTTTGGCTCAAAAGATGGCAAATTTACTGACCGCAGCAACTGGCGAACAACCCCCAACCTTCCTGCAGGTCTGCGCCCGACTCAACATCAGTTCCACCTACGGCCACCGCGTCTTCAAGCGGATCTATGGCATTACACCGCGTCACTATACCCAGACGCACCGCTTCAGCCAGGCTAAAACCCTACTCGCCATCGGGGCTAACTCGATTAACGACGTCGCTCGCCAAACTCACTTTAGTAGCCAGGCCAACTTCAGTAAGCAATTCAAACGATGGTCCGGCATGACGCCCAGTACCTTTCGCCGGACCATCCACCGCAATCAGTCCACGGCGGACTATTTACGACCCCATAGCAAAAGCGGCAACCGCTAA
- a CDS encoding AI-2E family transporter, with protein MNKWRQPESGFSWFYQRFLNNHITILLLNLFLFLLVVHEVVQNGSLLNPVWRFIGIAAPAIIVAGILFYVLDPFVHLMERRLHIKEGVAIAIAMVLTIAVLVLIFLSLIPFLTRQTASMIGSLPQFANDIMHQLNRANQQHHWLTNDNLNEINQRVTTYFSKRGWNLLTGTLSSIGNVVTTVSDWVITLITAPLVLFFMLKDGSRFPRFISRVVPTAYRERFIVMLDQMNVKVSSYIRGQLTVALCVLIIFTTGYSIIGLKYALLLGVIAGPLNLIPYFGSAIALLPALIIGAITSPSMLLGVVIVYLVEWVLETQVLSPLIMGNSLEMHPITIVFVLLAAGKMFGLTGVILGVPGFAVLKVFVITTFHWYQEYSALYPDVLPDDEALTTAPTAEAPEPPTPAPKK; from the coding sequence TTGAATAAGTGGCGCCAACCCGAATCAGGCTTTTCCTGGTTCTACCAACGTTTTTTGAATAATCACATTACAATTTTGTTGTTAAACCTCTTTCTCTTCCTATTGGTGGTGCACGAAGTGGTCCAAAACGGGAGTTTATTGAACCCGGTTTGGCGGTTTATCGGCATCGCCGCCCCCGCAATTATCGTGGCGGGCATCCTGTTCTACGTGCTGGATCCGTTCGTCCACTTAATGGAACGGCGGTTACATATCAAAGAGGGAGTGGCGATTGCGATCGCCATGGTCCTGACGATTGCGGTTTTAGTCTTAATCTTCCTGAGTCTCATCCCGTTTCTAACCCGTCAGACCGCCAGCATGATTGGATCGCTACCGCAATTCGCCAACGATATCATGCATCAACTCAATAGGGCTAATCAGCAACACCACTGGTTGACCAACGATAACCTGAACGAAATCAATCAGCGGGTGACAACCTACTTCTCGAAGCGGGGTTGGAATCTGTTGACCGGGACGCTGAGTTCGATTGGCAACGTAGTGACCACGGTCAGCGACTGGGTGATCACGCTGATCACCGCGCCGCTGGTTCTGTTCTTCATGTTAAAGGACGGCAGCCGGTTCCCCCGGTTCATCAGCCGAGTAGTGCCCACGGCCTACCGCGAACGTTTCATCGTGATGCTCGACCAGATGAACGTCAAGGTGAGTTCCTACATCCGGGGCCAACTGACCGTGGCGTTATGCGTGCTGATCATCTTCACCACCGGTTATTCGATTATCGGCCTGAAATACGCGCTGTTACTGGGGGTCATCGCCGGACCGTTGAACCTGATTCCGTACTTCGGGTCGGCCATCGCGCTGCTGCCCGCCCTGATCATCGGGGCGATTACCAGCCCGTCCATGTTACTGGGCGTGGTCATCGTCTATCTGGTCGAATGGGTCTTGGAGACACAGGTCCTGTCACCGCTAATTATGGGTAACAGTCTCGAAATGCACCCGATTACCATCGTTTTCGTTTTGCTGGCAGCTGGTAAGATGTTTGGCCTGACCGGTGTGATCTTAGGGGTTCCCGGGTTCGCCGTGCTAAAGGTCTTCGTCATCACCACCTTCCACTGGTACCAGGAATACTCCGCGTTGTACCCGGACGTACTGCCGGACGACGAGGCGTTGACCACCGCACCAACGGCGGAGGCGCCGGAACCCCCGACCCCGGCACCTAAAAAGTAA
- a CDS encoding ABC transporter permease — MNFCKRAWLNVWAKKGRSILLILVSAAILMFVLAGLLIRSAAIKATNQAKADVGATVTLSANRQAAFKQMRKSSSSSSSTSSRPKLTLTPVKLSDATKIAKLSNVGSYNVTSTTSANAKSYDTVSTSTGMGSSGGGPGGMKSGSSSSGDTQIDGVTATSLTSDFSDKQSKIVKGRGITASDKNTNHVVIEKELASQNNLSVGDTMTFKQTTGSKTTVKVKIVGIYKASSSASSTAGPMSTDPSNTVYTSYTLANSIKGSKYAGTADSVTFNVTTPSKVSSVNKAGNQLISTSKYTLSTDDASYQTVKASMSSVESFANKIVWLVAIAGTIILALIVILMIRERRFEIGVLLSLGEARWKIVAQFFTEMIMVLVVALAIAGAGGKFVGNQLGSQLVSQTATTTKTTSTTSGQPGGGNQGGGQPGGQSGHTGGPGSSSNSTTKADTKLAITVSAVDLAELGGFGLAITFLSIMIASGGILRLEPRKVLIS; from the coding sequence GTGAATTTTTGTAAACGGGCCTGGCTAAATGTCTGGGCCAAGAAGGGCCGGTCGATACTGTTGATTCTGGTATCGGCGGCGATCCTAATGTTCGTCTTAGCCGGGTTATTGATCCGAAGCGCGGCGATTAAGGCGACCAATCAGGCGAAGGCCGATGTGGGGGCCACCGTGACCCTGTCGGCGAACCGGCAAGCGGCGTTCAAGCAGATGCGTAAAAGCAGCAGCTCGTCGAGTTCGACCAGCAGCCGCCCTAAGCTGACGCTGACGCCGGTGAAGTTAAGTGACGCGACCAAGATTGCCAAGTTAAGCAACGTCGGCAGCTATAACGTCACCAGTACCACCTCGGCGAACGCCAAGTCCTACGATACGGTGTCGACCAGTACCGGAATGGGGAGTAGCGGTGGCGGCCCCGGTGGCATGAAGTCCGGCAGTAGCAGTTCCGGTGACACCCAGATCGATGGGGTCACGGCAACGAGTCTGACCAGCGACTTTAGCGATAAGCAAAGTAAGATCGTGAAAGGGCGCGGCATCACCGCAAGTGACAAGAATACCAACCACGTGGTGATCGAAAAGGAGCTGGCGAGTCAGAACAACTTAAGCGTTGGCGACACCATGACCTTTAAGCAGACGACCGGGAGCAAGACCACGGTCAAGGTCAAGATTGTCGGGATCTACAAGGCCAGCTCGAGTGCTTCCAGCACGGCCGGTCCGATGAGTACCGACCCGTCGAACACGGTTTACACATCCTACACTCTGGCCAATAGCATCAAGGGTAGCAAGTACGCGGGCACGGCGGATTCCGTGACCTTTAACGTGACGACGCCTAGCAAGGTCAGCAGCGTGAATAAGGCCGGTAACCAACTGATCAGTACCAGCAAGTACACGTTGAGTACCGACGATGCCAGTTACCAGACGGTCAAGGCGTCGATGAGCAGTGTCGAAAGCTTTGCCAACAAGATCGTTTGGCTGGTCGCCATCGCCGGGACCATTATCTTGGCGTTGATCGTCATCCTGATGATCCGCGAACGCCGGTTTGAAATCGGGGTGCTGCTGTCACTGGGTGAAGCGCGCTGGAAGATTGTCGCGCAGTTCTTCACCGAGATGATCATGGTGCTGGTCGTCGCCCTAGCGATTGCCGGGGCCGGTGGCAAGTTTGTCGGTAACCAGCTGGGGAGCCAGCTGGTCTCCCAGACGGCCACGACCACCAAAACTACGAGTACCACGTCCGGTCAACCGGGCGGCGGTAACCAAGGCGGCGGGCAGCCCGGTGGCCAGAGCGGCCATACGGGTGGTCCCGGATCGTCATCCAATAGCACGACGAAGGCCGATACCAAGTTAGCCATCACCGTGAGTGCGGTGGACCTGGCGGAACTAGGCGGCTTTGGGCTAGCGATTACCTTCCTGTCGATCATGATTGCGTCGGGCGGGATTCTGCGACTCGAACCCCGTAAAGTGCTGATTTCTTAA